A DNA window from Drosophila virilis strain 15010-1051.87 chromosome 4, Dvir_AGI_RSII-ME, whole genome shotgun sequence contains the following coding sequences:
- the LOC26531271 gene encoding uncharacterized protein, whose product MFAKDVFKKKLRKSNDTATAGRLPLEVGETQRKLRNLNRQFERDILRLENSISNLEVPDKSLASAWVSKLKTRPPNINEALARNYILTYLLQSSQVQMFKLKPFCKSPPANTLSKIKAVMPPIMIKKKNVKELYQNSYDNGAFLNKLPVPRDGAFFVLHLRPNLN is encoded by the exons ATGTTCGCGAAAGATGTTTTCAAGAAAAAACTACGTAAGAGCAATGACACCGCTACCGCTGGGAGATTACCTTTG GAAGTTGGCGAAACTCAGCGCAAGTTGAGAAACCTAAATCGACAATTTGAACGTGACATTTTGCGTTTGGAAAATTCGATCAGTAATTTGGAGGTTCCTGACAAGTCATTGGCTTCCGCTTGGGTTTCTAAGCTGAAGACCCGTCCACCAAATATTAATGAAGCTCTTGCCCGAAACTATATTTTAACATATCTACTGCAATCAAGTCAAGTGCAGATGTTTAAACTGAAGCCGTTTTGTAAATCACCACCGGCAAATACCTtgtcaaaaataaaagcagtAATG CCACCGATTAtgatcaaaaagaaaaacgttaAGGAGCTGTATCAAAATTCTTACGATAATGGCgcctttttaaataaactacCTGTGCCGCGAGATGGAGCATTTTTTGTATTGCATCTGCGTCCAAATCTGAACTGA